The following proteins are encoded in a genomic region of Lactiplantibacillus plantarum:
- a CDS encoding ABC transporter permease encodes MLITSIGQGLLWAPLVIGVFLTFRILNIPDLTTEGSFPLGAAVTISSMLAGQSAIVASLLGFVAGCLAGWVTGVLDTKLKMPSLLAGILTMTGLYSINMHIMGKANIPLLDQKTLMGWLPASWSLNLQTIVIGAMVTLVVLAGLIWLFQTRLGLSLMATGNNPAMSAANGIYTDRMVIIGYMLSNGLIALSGGLIAQSNGYADIGMGIGTIVIGLASVLVGEIFLHGRQIWVRLTGMVVGAIIYRYLLTLAMGLGFPVNDLKILSAAILVIVICLPLLQNKYRTKRQLHRYLKEIGVDQHATTNYSERPTLTKSLLSRNQQRAARLKGRKSND; translated from the coding sequence ATGTTAATCACGAGTATTGGACAAGGTTTATTATGGGCGCCACTGGTCATCGGGGTGTTCCTCACTTTCAGAATTTTAAACATCCCTGATTTGACCACCGAGGGTAGTTTTCCATTAGGGGCTGCCGTGACGATTAGTAGCATGTTGGCCGGACAGTCAGCTATCGTGGCGAGTTTATTAGGATTTGTCGCCGGATGTTTGGCCGGCTGGGTCACGGGGGTATTAGATACTAAGCTTAAAATGCCGTCATTATTGGCCGGAATTCTGACGATGACGGGACTATATTCCATCAACATGCACATTATGGGCAAAGCGAATATTCCCTTGCTTGACCAGAAAACGTTGATGGGCTGGTTACCAGCGAGTTGGTCTTTGAATTTACAAACTATCGTGATTGGTGCGATGGTCACGCTGGTCGTCCTGGCCGGGTTGATCTGGTTGTTTCAGACGCGTTTGGGACTGTCTTTGATGGCAACGGGTAATAATCCTGCGATGAGTGCTGCGAATGGAATCTATACCGATCGGATGGTCATTATTGGCTATATGTTATCTAACGGTTTGATTGCTTTATCGGGTGGTCTGATTGCACAGAGTAACGGCTACGCGGATATTGGGATGGGCATTGGGACGATTGTCATCGGGCTGGCTTCAGTGCTAGTTGGTGAAATCTTCTTACATGGTCGTCAAATCTGGGTCCGTTTGACTGGAATGGTCGTGGGCGCCATTATCTATCGTTACTTATTGACTTTGGCAATGGGTTTAGGTTTCCCCGTCAATGACTTAAAGATTTTATCAGCGGCGATTCTTGTTATCGTCATCTGCTTGCCACTATTACAAAATAAATACCGGACAAAACGGCAGTTACACCGGTACCTTAAAGAGATTGGAGTCGATCAACATGCCACAACCAACTATTCTGAACGTCCAACACTTACAAAAAGTCTTCTTTCCCGGAACCAGCAACGAGCGGCACGTCTTAAAGGACGTAAATCTAACGATTGA
- a CDS encoding WxL domain-containing protein, with product MKRLRHIKLGMLLLSCLAFISMLAITSQAAAPVTSATTTIANSSNKYYTYFNSGDVVGFNISGGIGIYPSLTKVTANYADQGRISTKTTTITLTFSGSLFANSSEIKTLYYDVFYKQATEEFGTSLVTKTPTNMATGSSTVSMNTSKTLTVDMSKLKDNLPVYIGFRLTTVKGETSTYRLAVFNRISLNTTLNTPTTTDTTLTGTGIAGNTVSTTINGKSYTATIGSDGKYEIKLNDGLSGVTSVTVTQTGEADYGESESVTKDVTIPPLTIKSSSTAVNLSVSDLAALTSDSDAVNWLVKQAGVVATNPSNANDTMTYHASESGLVALFKGLADNQSTTVHIYATSASGLTSDKIALQVTKLAGTLSFGQLTTNMSFGDLKVPLTPQVYQPTNPLAISVTDTRATGAKWYLYVSATPLTSTTVSGRTLKGDLVYRDGSAQTVLTNQATLVQQGQKVAGTTDTVVTDDWSTTKGIGLSAQPGIYADTYQGTLSWTLSDTPDK from the coding sequence GTGAAACGACTGCGGCATATTAAGCTAGGCATGCTGTTACTGAGCTGCTTAGCGTTTATCAGCATGCTAGCGATTACGAGTCAGGCAGCGGCGCCCGTGACGTCTGCGACAACGACAATCGCTAATTCGAGTAATAAGTACTACACTTACTTTAATAGCGGTGATGTCGTTGGGTTCAATATCTCGGGTGGAATTGGGATATATCCAAGCTTAACCAAAGTGACGGCCAACTATGCGGATCAGGGACGTATATCGACTAAGACTACCACAATAACGTTGACCTTTAGTGGTTCGTTGTTTGCGAATAGTTCGGAGATTAAAACGCTATATTACGATGTCTTTTATAAGCAAGCAACCGAAGAATTTGGAACTTCACTAGTGACCAAGACTCCGACAAATATGGCGACTGGTTCTAGTACGGTATCGATGAATACTAGCAAGACTTTGACAGTCGATATGAGTAAGTTAAAGGATAATTTGCCAGTATATATTGGGTTTCGATTAACTACAGTAAAGGGTGAGACATCCACGTACCGCTTGGCAGTGTTTAATCGGATTAGCCTTAATACGACGCTGAATACGCCAACAACGACGGATACCACTCTGACAGGAACTGGGATTGCCGGTAATACCGTCAGCACGACAATTAATGGTAAGTCGTACACGGCGACAATCGGTAGTGATGGTAAATATGAAATTAAGTTAAATGATGGCCTCAGTGGGGTCACTTCAGTCACAGTAACGCAGACGGGAGAAGCCGATTATGGCGAATCTGAATCGGTGACTAAGGACGTGACGATACCACCGCTGACAATCAAAAGTAGCAGCACAGCGGTGAATTTGTCCGTGAGTGATCTAGCGGCGTTAACGTCTGATAGCGATGCTGTTAATTGGTTAGTTAAGCAGGCTGGCGTGGTTGCGACGAATCCTAGTAATGCTAATGATACGATGACTTATCATGCGAGTGAGAGCGGTCTGGTCGCGTTATTCAAGGGGCTCGCTGATAATCAGAGTACCACGGTCCACATCTATGCGACGAGCGCCAGCGGCTTAACATCTGATAAAATTGCACTACAAGTAACTAAGTTAGCAGGGACGCTGTCGTTTGGTCAATTAACGACCAATATGAGCTTCGGCGATTTAAAGGTGCCGTTGACACCACAAGTCTATCAACCGACTAATCCACTAGCCATCAGTGTGACTGATACCCGGGCGACCGGGGCTAAGTGGTATTTGTACGTTAGTGCCACGCCGCTGACATCGACAACGGTCAGTGGACGGACGTTGAAGGGCGATTTGGTTTACCGTGATGGTAGTGCACAGACCGTCTTAACGAATCAAGCGACGTTGGTCCAACAGGGACAAAAAGTCGCGGGGACGACCGATACGGTAGTCACTGATGATTGGTCGACAACGAAGGGAATCGGATTATCAGCGCAACCAGGTATTTACGCTGATACTTATCAAGGTACCTTGAGTTGGACTCTGAGTGATACGCCAGATAAATAA
- a CDS encoding ABC transporter ATP-binding protein yields MERPQAAYSRPAGGKFDLKQFLQLIRHASPRYWQLWLGLALGLLATGAQLMVPKFAQTLINGFSHGVNQTLLIGVIGLFLISAVISALSGSLLGIFGENVVANLRGTLWHKLVRLPVRYFDNVKTGEMTSRLVNDSTQIKDLLANAFPQVVTSLMQLVGAIAIMVLMDWRMTLIMVLAIPVVLLVMFPIMRQTGKIGHERQDALANFSGTAEETLSEIRLVKSSNAEPVETTTGAHQIKTLYRIGLREAIYDSISSPVMTATMMALFVGVLLYASARVASGTMTMGTLVSFLMYLFQIIGPAGMLGQFFTTLAKASGSTARIRELLNEPEEQLTVGVEHAVANETLAMHHVDFAYDDDQQILHDVSFEAKPNTVVAFAGPSGGGKSTIFGLLERYYQPTAGEISIGGQDVNELSLNSWRSQIGYVSQDSAIMAGTIRQNLTYGADRLYSDNELWHVLELASAADFVRAMADGLETQVGERGVKVSGGQRQRLAIARAFLRDPKILMLDEATASLDSESEAMVQQALGELMKGRTTLVIAHRLSTIVDADQIYFIEDGHVSGSGTHQELMANVPLYRDYVKIQFKD; encoded by the coding sequence ATGGAACGACCACAAGCAGCATACTCGCGTCCAGCGGGTGGTAAATTTGATTTAAAACAATTCTTACAATTGATTCGGCACGCTAGCCCTCGTTATTGGCAACTCTGGTTGGGCTTGGCATTAGGCTTATTGGCGACTGGTGCGCAGTTGATGGTGCCCAAGTTTGCCCAAACGTTGATTAATGGGTTTAGTCACGGCGTTAATCAGACCTTACTAATTGGTGTGATTGGCTTATTCTTGATCAGTGCAGTCATTAGCGCGTTATCAGGTTCCTTATTGGGGATTTTTGGTGAAAATGTTGTCGCTAATTTACGGGGGACTTTATGGCATAAATTAGTCCGGCTCCCGGTTCGCTACTTTGACAACGTTAAGACGGGTGAGATGACGTCGCGGTTGGTGAATGATTCGACGCAGATCAAAGACTTGCTCGCTAACGCATTTCCACAAGTCGTGACGTCACTGATGCAACTGGTTGGGGCCATCGCAATCATGGTCTTAATGGACTGGCGAATGACCTTGATTATGGTCTTGGCGATTCCAGTTGTCTTATTAGTCATGTTTCCAATCATGCGGCAGACGGGCAAGATTGGTCATGAACGCCAAGATGCTTTAGCTAATTTTAGCGGGACGGCAGAAGAAACGCTGAGTGAGATTCGCTTAGTGAAATCGTCCAATGCTGAACCAGTGGAAACAACGACTGGTGCACATCAGATTAAGACGTTGTATCGAATTGGACTACGCGAAGCCATTTATGATTCCATCTCAAGTCCAGTGATGACGGCAACGATGATGGCGTTATTCGTTGGGGTACTATTGTATGCGTCTGCGCGGGTTGCCAGTGGAACGATGACGATGGGGACTTTGGTCTCATTTCTAATGTATCTGTTCCAAATCATTGGCCCAGCTGGGATGCTTGGTCAGTTCTTCACCACGTTAGCAAAGGCCAGTGGCTCGACGGCCCGGATTCGGGAGTTGTTGAATGAACCAGAAGAACAATTGACGGTTGGTGTTGAACACGCAGTCGCCAATGAGACTTTGGCGATGCACCATGTTGACTTTGCCTATGATGATGATCAACAAATTTTACACGATGTCAGTTTTGAAGCTAAACCAAATACGGTGGTGGCGTTTGCGGGACCGTCTGGTGGTGGTAAGTCGACTATCTTTGGCCTTCTGGAACGTTATTATCAACCAACTGCTGGTGAAATTAGTATTGGCGGGCAAGATGTTAATGAACTAAGTCTCAATAGTTGGCGGTCACAAATCGGGTATGTCAGTCAGGACTCGGCAATCATGGCCGGTACGATTCGTCAAAACTTAACGTACGGTGCTGATCGGTTATACTCCGACAATGAGTTGTGGCACGTCTTAGAATTAGCTTCCGCGGCTGACTTTGTACGCGCCATGGCAGATGGCCTTGAGACGCAAGTTGGCGAACGTGGGGTTAAAGTCAGTGGTGGTCAACGGCAACGGTTAGCCATTGCCCGGGCCTTTCTACGGGACCCCAAGATTCTAATGCTCGATGAAGCCACTGCTAGTCTGGATTCTGAATCAGAAGCGATGGTACAACAAGCCCTCGGCGAATTAATGAAGGGCCGGACGACCCTAGTGATCGCCCATCGGCTGAGTACAATCGTGGATGCGGATCAGATTTACTTCATTGAAGATGGGCATGTGAGTGGTTCAGGTACGCATCAAGAGCTAATGGCGAACGTCCCACTCTATCGGGATTACGTTAAAATTCAATTTAAAGATTAA
- a CDS encoding ROK family protein, protein MQSLGVIDIGGTTIKFAVWQDQQLVAKTKVTTPTTLAEFYTLLTTQVAQMKRDYQIAGVGISSPGAVNKATGIIEGASALPYIHNFRIQPELQRRFELPVSMENDANCAALAELADGAGKQVASLCFLIVGTGVGGSVIVNHQIWHGAHLFGGEFGFTLMNDHQILSELGTAVAVAKRYNASHPAQPELDGQAVFELAVKGDTDAQAEVQVMVRALARAIYNLQYSFDPELIVMGGAVSNNPHLLPAINAEIEKLRATVKIASIKPDVVACHFTDEANLRGAVVDFCQTYLDIQK, encoded by the coding sequence ATGCAGTCATTAGGAGTTATTGATATTGGTGGAACGACCATTAAGTTTGCCGTGTGGCAAGATCAGCAATTAGTTGCTAAGACCAAAGTTACGACGCCCACAACGCTAGCTGAATTTTACACTTTGCTAACCACGCAGGTCGCGCAGATGAAACGCGATTATCAAATTGCTGGTGTAGGCATTAGTTCGCCCGGGGCTGTCAACAAGGCAACTGGAATTATTGAGGGTGCCAGCGCACTGCCGTATATTCATAATTTTAGGATTCAGCCGGAATTACAACGACGTTTTGAATTACCGGTCAGTATGGAAAATGACGCCAATTGTGCGGCGTTGGCTGAATTGGCGGATGGGGCTGGGAAACAGGTTGCTAGCCTGTGCTTCTTAATTGTGGGAACCGGTGTTGGTGGGTCGGTCATTGTGAATCATCAAATTTGGCACGGCGCGCACTTATTCGGTGGTGAGTTTGGATTCACGCTCATGAATGACCATCAGATCTTAAGTGAGTTAGGCACCGCGGTAGCTGTTGCAAAGCGGTACAACGCGAGCCATCCAGCTCAACCTGAGCTAGACGGGCAAGCCGTGTTTGAACTGGCTGTCAAGGGTGATACTGATGCTCAAGCCGAAGTTCAAGTTATGGTTCGGGCCTTAGCGCGGGCCATCTACAACTTACAATACAGCTTTGACCCGGAATTGATCGTGATGGGCGGGGCGGTCTCAAATAATCCGCACCTACTCCCAGCAATCAATGCTGAAATTGAAAAATTGCGGGCAACGGTCAAAATTGCTTCTATAAAACCAGATGTTGTGGCTTGTCATTTCACCGATGAAGCTAATTTACGGGGAGCGGTCGTTGACTTTTGTCAGACGTATCTGGACATTCAAAAATAA
- a CDS encoding ABC transporter substrate-binding protein has product MKKTTLGVLILGAGLLLAGCGKQATSGQQSVSVGILQVVQHGSLDQARKGFKAGLQKELKAHNSKVTVKYHYLNAQGDQSNLNTMSQQLVQQKNDLLVGIATPAAQALAKKTTTVPTLVTAVTDLKAAGLVKSDTKPQTNVSGTSDLMPVGKQLQLLKNMSTGNKPLGIMYNSSEENSVLQVKLAKAYAKKHGINLKVVSATSTNDVASVLAGLTGKISGLYLPTDNLMASAMKTIGQKTKAAKLPVVTGSIEMAEDGGTATYGLNYYELGEQTGKMAYQVLIKKQKPQTMAVQTADKLHLYVNKANAKAIGLQPSTIKQP; this is encoded by the coding sequence ATGAAAAAAACAACTTTAGGGGTATTAATTTTAGGTGCTGGGTTACTATTAGCTGGTTGTGGCAAACAAGCAACGAGTGGTCAGCAAAGCGTGTCGGTGGGCATCTTACAGGTGGTTCAACATGGTTCACTAGACCAAGCGCGCAAGGGGTTCAAAGCCGGATTACAAAAAGAATTAAAAGCGCATAACAGTAAAGTAACGGTCAAGTATCACTATCTAAATGCACAGGGTGATCAGAGTAATTTGAATACAATGAGCCAACAACTCGTCCAACAGAAAAATGATTTGTTAGTTGGCATCGCAACGCCAGCTGCTCAGGCATTAGCCAAGAAAACGACGACGGTGCCGACCTTGGTTACGGCCGTAACTGATTTGAAAGCGGCGGGATTGGTGAAAAGTGATACGAAGCCCCAAACTAATGTGAGCGGCACGAGCGATTTAATGCCCGTCGGCAAACAATTACAGTTATTGAAGAATATGAGTACAGGTAATAAACCGTTGGGGATTATGTATAACTCGTCAGAAGAAAATTCAGTGCTACAAGTCAAGTTGGCGAAGGCTTACGCGAAAAAGCACGGTATCAACTTAAAGGTCGTTAGCGCAACGAGTACTAATGACGTTGCCAGTGTTTTGGCCGGTTTGACGGGTAAGATATCTGGCCTTTACTTACCAACCGATAATTTGATGGCGAGTGCGATGAAGACGATTGGTCAGAAGACCAAGGCTGCAAAGCTACCAGTGGTAACGGGTTCGATTGAAATGGCTGAAGATGGCGGGACCGCGACGTATGGTCTTAACTATTACGAATTAGGTGAACAGACTGGAAAAATGGCTTACCAAGTCTTAATCAAGAAGCAGAAGCCGCAAACAATGGCGGTTCAAACAGCTGACAAGTTACACCTCTACGTCAATAAAGCGAATGCTAAGGCAATCGGCTTACAACCAAGTACAATCAAGCAACCATAA
- a CDS encoding MarR family winged helix-turn-helix transcriptional regulator, producing the protein MTVNNRDLFSSFGKLFQNRAFVMAVAQQFHFGDHGSERSGRGQMGILRVLADAPAGLTNAEIAEILDIRPSSVSATLNRLEDGGLIEREPSAHDKRVVIVRLSDRGREMADHRAQGTSDLADQLFGNLTDDERDQLQHLLDKLRANADDIDIQDLMQFGQQHGFGPRPGWGHGHHWFN; encoded by the coding sequence ATGACAGTTAATAATCGTGATTTATTTAGTAGTTTTGGGAAGTTATTTCAAAATCGGGCCTTCGTCATGGCGGTTGCGCAACAATTTCATTTTGGCGACCATGGTTCTGAGCGTAGCGGGCGTGGTCAAATGGGCATTTTACGGGTATTGGCGGATGCACCCGCTGGTTTAACCAATGCTGAGATTGCTGAGATCTTAGATATTCGGCCGAGTTCAGTCAGCGCCACATTGAACCGTTTGGAAGATGGCGGCTTGATCGAACGTGAACCTAGTGCTCATGACAAACGCGTGGTCATCGTGCGGTTAAGTGACCGTGGTCGTGAGATGGCGGACCATCGCGCGCAAGGAACGAGTGATCTGGCGGATCAGTTATTTGGTAATCTGACGGATGATGAGCGCGATCAGTTACAACATTTATTAGATAAGTTGCGGGCCAATGCGGATGACATCGATATTCAAGATTTAATGCAATTTGGTCAACAACACGGTTTTGGCCCACGTCCCGGTTGGGGTCATGGGCATCATTGGTTTAATTAA
- the nagE gene encoding N-acetylglucosamine-specific PTS transporter subunit IIBC, whose product MKNYLQRMGRSLQLPVAVLPAAALLVGIGNWWASASNDIVAHFLQAGGNAVLSQLPLLFAVGLALGMSKDKDGAAALAGLVAFELPTNVLKPESVATLLNIKVATVNPAFGQIGNVFIGIISGLIAAALYNRFHETKLPMALSFFSGKRLVPILAALTMLLVSVALLIVWPPVYDALVTFGKFIVGLGAVGAGLYGFFNRLLIPTGLHQALNSVFWFDVAGINDIGKFLAHKGIKGVTGMYQAGFFPVMMFGLPAGAYAIYRNALPERKVETASLMMAGAFASFFTGVTEPLEFSFMFVAWPLYVLHAIFTGLSLAFAAFMHWTAGFAFSAGLVDYILSLKNPIANQPLMLILQGLVLAVIYYFGFDFAIKKFHLMTPGREPVTADDADDLAIATDADDDKYTRQAKQIYAALGGADNLTVVDNCTTRLRLQLADTSTINEAAIKHSGAAGINKLDDHNLQIIIGTEVQFVADALSHLKLTNAPITKTTTSNEAVATAPTATNITSGVTTDFYSVANGQYVDIENVDDDTFAKKMLGDGFAIDPADGTITAPVDGTVSTVFPTKHAIGFKTDSGLEILLHMGIDTVELNGAPFEVLVQTDQPVHHGEVVAKADLAAIKAAGKATTMMVIITNMDAVNLMKFKMLTNQVKVSDEIMLVTTK is encoded by the coding sequence ATGAAGAATTATTTGCAACGTATGGGCCGTTCACTGCAATTACCCGTTGCCGTTCTACCCGCAGCAGCTTTACTTGTGGGAATTGGTAACTGGTGGGCATCTGCTAGTAACGACATCGTCGCACACTTCTTACAAGCCGGTGGTAACGCTGTTCTGAGCCAATTACCACTACTCTTTGCAGTTGGTTTGGCACTCGGTATGTCAAAAGATAAAGATGGCGCAGCCGCTCTTGCTGGTTTAGTTGCCTTTGAATTACCAACTAACGTTTTAAAACCAGAATCGGTCGCCACACTCTTGAATATCAAGGTAGCCACTGTTAATCCAGCGTTTGGTCAAATTGGCAACGTCTTCATTGGGATCATCTCTGGTCTGATTGCCGCAGCTCTTTACAATCGCTTCCACGAGACCAAACTACCGATGGCTCTTTCATTTTTCAGTGGTAAACGTCTAGTCCCAATCTTAGCCGCGCTGACCATGTTATTAGTCAGCGTCGCGCTTCTCATTGTTTGGCCGCCCGTCTATGATGCGTTAGTTACCTTTGGCAAATTCATCGTGGGTCTCGGTGCCGTTGGGGCCGGTCTCTATGGCTTCTTCAACCGCCTATTGATTCCAACTGGGTTGCACCAAGCACTCAACTCCGTTTTCTGGTTTGACGTTGCTGGCATCAATGATATTGGTAAATTCTTAGCACACAAGGGGATCAAGGGTGTGACTGGGATGTACCAAGCTGGTTTCTTCCCAGTCATGATGTTTGGTTTACCAGCTGGGGCCTACGCGATTTACCGCAATGCGCTACCAGAACGTAAAGTTGAAACGGCATCCCTGATGATGGCCGGTGCGTTTGCGTCCTTCTTTACCGGTGTGACCGAACCATTAGAGTTCTCATTTATGTTCGTAGCTTGGCCACTCTATGTTTTACACGCAATCTTCACTGGTTTATCGCTAGCCTTTGCTGCCTTCATGCACTGGACAGCCGGTTTTGCCTTCTCCGCCGGGTTAGTTGACTACATTTTAAGCCTTAAAAACCCGATTGCTAATCAACCTTTAATGTTAATCTTACAAGGATTGGTTCTAGCCGTCATTTACTACTTTGGCTTTGACTTCGCAATCAAGAAGTTCCATTTGATGACACCGGGCCGCGAACCAGTGACAGCCGATGACGCCGATGATTTAGCCATCGCCACTGATGCGGATGATGACAAATACACACGTCAAGCCAAGCAAATTTACGCTGCGCTCGGTGGTGCCGATAATTTAACGGTTGTCGATAACTGCACGACCCGTCTCCGATTGCAATTAGCCGATACGTCAACCATTAATGAAGCCGCTATCAAACACAGTGGTGCTGCTGGTATTAACAAATTAGACGACCATAATCTACAAATCATTATTGGGACCGAAGTCCAATTCGTCGCCGACGCGTTGAGCCACTTAAAGCTCACGAACGCACCCATTACTAAGACCACGACTAGCAATGAAGCTGTTGCGACAGCACCAACTGCGACTAATATCACTAGTGGTGTGACCACCGACTTTTACAGCGTCGCTAACGGTCAGTACGTAGATATTGAAAACGTCGACGACGACACATTTGCTAAGAAGATGCTGGGCGATGGCTTCGCAATTGATCCCGCAGACGGGACGATTACGGCGCCGGTCGACGGGACGGTCAGCACCGTCTTTCCTACCAAGCATGCAATCGGTTTTAAAACCGATTCAGGGTTAGAAATTCTGCTGCATATGGGTATTGATACCGTTGAGTTGAACGGTGCTCCCTTTGAAGTACTAGTCCAAACCGATCAACCCGTTCACCATGGCGAAGTAGTTGCCAAAGCTGACCTGGCAGCGATTAAGGCTGCTGGTAAGGCCACAACCATGATGGTTATCATCACTAACATGGATGCTGTCAATTTGATGAAATTCAAGATGTTGACCAACCAAGTCAAAGTCAGTGATGAGATTATGTTGGTCACGACGAAATAA
- a CDS encoding nitroreductase family protein — MPTTMTTNIKNNDFKDVVFNRQSVRQFDPTVKIEREELQTIIDETISAPSACNLQSWHFVVADSADGKAKAKSVLMPFNYPQIDSCSAMIFVLGDTQSHLVYRDVWNKACEEGRITPEKRDQIFKTFLPMYENASPEFLQADAMIDSSMAAMQLLLIARAHGYDANPIAGYAADKVATTFGLDAKRYVPVMAIALGKAASEPITTTRYAGTQVTEFI; from the coding sequence ATGCCAACAACCATGACTACTAATATTAAAAATAATGATTTTAAAGACGTGGTGTTTAACCGCCAATCAGTACGGCAGTTTGATCCGACTGTCAAAATTGAGCGTGAAGAATTGCAAACGATTATTGATGAGACAATCAGCGCACCATCAGCATGCAACTTGCAATCCTGGCATTTTGTGGTTGCCGATAGTGCGGACGGTAAGGCAAAGGCGAAGTCGGTTTTAATGCCATTTAATTATCCACAAATTGATTCTTGTTCAGCCATGATTTTTGTCCTGGGCGATACGCAATCGCATTTGGTCTATCGGGACGTGTGGAATAAAGCTTGTGAAGAAGGACGCATTACCCCGGAAAAGCGGGATCAAATCTTCAAGACGTTCTTACCAATGTATGAAAATGCGAGTCCAGAATTTCTACAAGCTGATGCGATGATTGATAGTAGTATGGCCGCAATGCAATTACTATTGATTGCCCGCGCACATGGCTATGATGCTAATCCAATTGCGGGTTATGCGGCAGATAAAGTCGCGACGACCTTTGGCTTGGATGCCAAGCGCTATGTACCAGTGATGGCTATTGCACTTGGCAAGGCAGCTAGCGAACCAATCACGACAACGCGTTACGCTGGCACGCAGGTTACCGAATTCATTTAA
- a CDS encoding ABC transporter ATP-binding protein: protein MPQPTILNVQHLQKVFFPGTSNERHVLKDVNLTIEPGEFVAVIGNNGAGKSTLLNTIAGTLNSDAGEITLADHRVTNRPVAYRSRWVARVFQDPKLGTAGELSVAQNLTLAQRHTGSLSLRRYRQRGQEERYLRLLASLNMGLEARLNTQVKYLSGGQRQALSLLMATLSQPELLLLDEHTAALDPKTSAEVMALTQQIVTANHLTTMMITHKMSDALAYGNRLVMVQDGQIKLDVRGAEKQALRTDDLVTMFAAEV from the coding sequence ATGCCACAACCAACTATTCTGAACGTCCAACACTTACAAAAAGTCTTCTTTCCCGGAACCAGCAACGAGCGGCACGTCTTAAAGGACGTAAATCTAACGATTGAGCCTGGCGAATTTGTGGCGGTTATTGGGAACAATGGCGCCGGTAAGTCGACCTTGCTCAATACGATTGCGGGAACACTGAACTCTGATGCTGGCGAAATCACACTTGCTGATCATCGTGTGACCAATCGTCCCGTTGCGTATCGGTCACGGTGGGTGGCCCGGGTGTTCCAAGATCCTAAGTTGGGTACCGCTGGCGAACTAAGTGTGGCCCAGAATCTCACGTTAGCCCAACGTCATACGGGGAGCTTGAGTCTGCGCCGTTATCGCCAACGTGGACAGGAAGAACGATACTTAAGGTTGCTGGCTAGTCTTAATATGGGGTTAGAAGCGCGACTGAATACGCAAGTGAAGTATTTATCCGGGGGGCAACGGCAAGCCCTATCCTTACTGATGGCCACCTTGAGCCAACCAGAGCTGTTGTTGCTGGATGAGCATACAGCGGCGCTTGACCCGAAGACGAGTGCGGAAGTGATGGCACTGACCCAACAAATCGTGACGGCCAATCATCTGACAACGATGATGATTACGCATAAGATGAGCGACGCGTTGGCGTATGGCAACCGGCTGGTGATGGTGCAGGATGGGCAAATCAAGTTGGACGTGCGTGGTGCCGAGAAGCAAGCATTGCGGACGGATGACTTGGTGACGATGTTCGCAGCTGAGGTGTGA